The DNA sequence TATTTACTCTTTGGTAAGAAATGGTTCGAATGAGGCTCCTGAAGCGGTGATAACACTTTCTGAATTAATGCGCTATATGTTGTACGAAGCCCAAGAAGATCTAGTGCCTTTGGCCAAGGAAATTGAGTATATAAAGAACTATGTACATCTGCAATTGTATCGATTGTCTAATAGTGAGAATGTCAAACTAAAGATTTCAGGAGAGTACTCAGATAAAAAAATATCCCCTTTGTTGTTGATTCCCTTTGTCGAAAATGCTTTTAAATATGGAACCGATTTCAAGGGAAAAACGTATGTAGACATCAAAATCCAAATTTTTGATGATAGCTTGTTTTTTCAAGTGATAAATGGAATTGGAGCCTATCAAAAAGATGAACTGAGCTCAGGTATTGGGCTAACCAATATTCAAAACAGACTCGATCTTTTATATCCCAATGACCATCTCCTGAAAATTGACAAGAAGAACGGTTTCCATAGCGTACAATTAGAACTAAATCTAACGGCATGAATTGTATTATCATCGACGATGAGCCCTTGGCTTTGGGGATCATCAAGTCTTATTGTGAAGAGGTTGGCGGCATTCAAGTGCTTGACACGTATACCAATCCTTTAGATTCTGTGGAGATAATGCAGAGCGGAGAAGTTGATTTGGTTTTTTTGGATATTCAAATGCCGCAGATATCGGGCATAGAATTTGTGAAATCACTGGACAAGAAACCTCACTTCATCTTTACTACGGCATATCCGCAATATGCGATTGAGGGGTTTAACCTCAATGCGATCGACTATTTGGTAAAGCCAATTCCCTTTGTGCGTTTTGTCAAAGCGGTCAACAGGGTAAAAGAACGTATTGCATTGAAGGTCGGTTCGCATCAAAAAACGGGCAATGTGTCTTCAGCAGATGGCCTTATGAATGATAACAAATTCATTTTCGTGAAATCTGATTACGGAAATGTAAAAATTGAACTAGAAAATATAAGGTACATACAAGGACTTAAAGATTACCTCAAGATCAATGTTATCGACAGCAAGCCTATTCTTACCCTGATGAATTTCAAGGATATGGAAGATAAACTGGCAAGCAATGATTTTATACGGGTGCATCGATCATATATCATAAACGTAAACAGCATTGATTCTATTCAAAAGAGCAAAATCTTGATGCACGGTGAGAGGATTCCAATAGGTGAAAGTTTTAGAGAGGGTTTGATGAGAAGAATCGGGCTGCAATGACCTTAAGTGAAAGAACAAAGGCTTCCCAGACAAAATAGATTTACCGCTGTCTCAAAACACCCGATCTAACTATTTCCGATCAATCCAAGGCAAGATTATAGCCCGCCATAAGCTCTTTAAAATCAGCACTTCGTGTTTCAGCCACCAGCAAACGGTTGATCACATCAAATTGAGGGTGTGCCTTCGGCATGATAAAACTACGGTATTGCTTTTCGAAAGTGAGAGGTAAGAGCTGAACATTAGATTGCATCTGTCTGTTTCTTATCAAGTATTGTAGAGTGGTTCTATCATGGACCAACACCTCTATTTCTTTGTGCGACAGCGCCAAAAGGGCCATCTCGGCAGAACGATAGATCTGAAAGGGCTGTATGTCTTGGGCCTGTAAAAAGTCTGCGCCAGAACTACTGCCAACGACCCCGACCCTTTCTACCCCCTTAAGGTCTTCTAGACTGTTCACCTGCCCCTCGAGGCTATTAACGGTAAGGGTAGAGGCAATGGTGGCCGTGAAGCTTGAAATGATGATGACGGCCGTGAACATCCAAATAATGGCGATGGTCTTTCCGGCATTGGTTTTTGGGGCTTTGTCACCATAACCTACCGTGGTCATGGTCACCGCTGCCCACCAAAGACCATCGAATAGCCCTAAAATACCGGGACGAAACTGATACCTGTTGGCCCTTCGCTCTACAAACCAGAGAATGGTGCCAAAAGAAAGTAAGATCACCAGTAACAAAAGCACAACGTTTAAAAAATCTTTCGAAAAAAAGTTTTTTACAAAAATCTGGAACTGGCTCTGGGCCGATGAGGTGATGGCCACCCCGACACTCGACACATGAAAGGGCTGTGAAACGTTGAACCTTTCCATCCGCAATGGGGTATTGTAATATGGGTTGATGCCGATATCCAAATCGCCATAATCCAACGACCTGATGACCTCAACCGGATCACTGAACCGAATGTACTTGTAGGGAACATTCATTTCGGTGGCCAAACGTTCCCACAAATCGATCGAGAGACCAGAATGGTCTTTGTCTTCTTGTACGATCACAAATGGGGGACTCGTAAATACACCCACTCTTAGCGTATCGTTGGCCATTTGTGCCCGTACAATGCCCATCATCAACATCATTAGAAAAACCACTATGTTATATTTTGTAGTCACGTTGAATTCGATTGGTTGGTTACGGTCATTGAAAGAAATTTGACCAAGACCTGTATGAGGGTCAAATCTCTGTGCGAAAACCTTTCCTTCTCTTTTGCATAGGCACAAAAAATGGCATCAGCGCCATCTAGTTGCTTAAAAGGCACCAATAATAAGGAAGCATGGTCTTTGGGGTCTTTTCTGCCTATATATTGGATGGCTTCGGTTTCATGGTCGTTGATCAGCAGAGGGGTATCGGCGGATAGGGCATAGCTTTGCAAGTTCTCTTTTTCGTTGAACTCTTCTTTTCGTTCATGATAAAGCGCACCTTTTCGACCATAGCCCTTGAAATGCACTTCATTGGTTTTTACAAAACCAATTTCAAAGGCATCGAGGCCTGTTGGCAGGGTTACCAATTTTTTCAGAACGGGCAATACTTTTTCCCAAGGTTCATTTTTGGGGAGCTGAAGCAAAAGCCGGTTCAACATATAAAGATTGGTGCCGGTACTTTTCAATTCTTTTTCTCTATGTGCCAAGGCATCTGATTTGGCGGTCAATTGGGCCTGTTTGTCCTCAAGGGCCTTTTGCTTTTGAGAGAGTGCGCTAGAGAGATTTTTTGCTTTTGACCGACCCCATCGATACGTAATGTACCAAAAGGCAATCATGCCCATTACCAAAAGTAAACCCGTTCCCCACCAAGTGGTGTACCAAGCTTTTTTGACCACCATTGGAATCGATATAGGGTCACTCCAGCCATAACCCCCTGGTCTTTTGGCCCTGATGAAGAGAGTATACTGCCCCGATGTTAGGTCGCTCAGACGCATACTGGGCTCCCTGAAAGGCGCTGACCATTGTGCATGTTCTGAGGCTTCTTCAGAGAGTGATCGGCTCACCATTTTGTATTGGTATTGGATGCCTTTCGCAGGATAAGAAATGGTGGCCAGCCCAAACTGCACCTCTTCTTTATTAGATAGTGACAACCCTGAAAAGTCTACGGGATTGTTGTCGATATGGACACTTGTAATTCTGGGAGGGGCGGCGGCAAGGGGTTTTGGCCAGACCAATGTCGAGTGAACGGCACCTTCAGCGGTACCTACCCAAAGCGTTCCGTTTTCATCCATGGAAAGACATCGGTATGAGGCTATCTTTGAGGGAGTACCACTTTCTTCGTCAAATTGTACGTAATGGCCCGATGGATATAAATAAATAAGGCCGTCGGTATCGGTGGCCATCCAAACCCCGCTGTTGCCAAGGGCATGCACGGCACGAATCTCATTTGATGTAAACGGTCCCAAGTCTACCCGCTTTACGGTTTCGGTATCGTACTTGAGCAGGCCATCTGTGGTTCCCATCCAAACAATTCCGAGTGAATCAATAGAAAGGTCATGCACCTCAAAATTGGTGCTTACGTCTGGGGGCAAAGGCAAGCTTTTACTCTCAAAAGCATCGGCCTTTCTGTCGTATTTGAAAAGATAGGAGTCGGCTCCTATGCCGGCAGCATAAATCTCTGAGCGACCTCCTTCCCTGACGACAAGAATTCGAGAATTCAGCCCTTCATCGGCCCCATAGAACTTGAGCTGGCCATTTGATAGCAATTTTCCCACACCCCTCAAAGGCTTGTCAGATGGGGCCTGGCAAAACCAAATGTCACCAAAAGCATCGGCAGACATGAAGAACACCCCTCCTCCTCTTTTGTCCAAATCATAAGTGTGCCGTCTTTGTTGTTTCTCAAAAACCACAATTTCGGCATTGGCGGTGCCATAGTAGCTTTTTTTATCATAAACGCCCATGCCCGTTACCCTGTCTGCCCCTGAAATAGTACTGAACGACTTGGTGTTTTTATTCACATCTACTTGAAAGAGGTTTCCCTGCGAGATCAATACTTTATGGTCAATACCTGTGGCAATACTGAACACATTGTCATGGGGCATGCCATCTACAGCCTTGAAATAGTTGGTCTGCAACAGCCCCAAGCCAGTGGAGGAACCGACCCATATTTTTCCGCCCTTACGAAGCTGGTCTGAAGAAAAACCGATGCTATTGATTTTTTGAAAGGGAAGCTCTTCGACCCTATGCGGATCGTTTGAGCCAAATACTTTTTGAAGGCTGTTGCCATCTTCTAGAATGGTGAACAACGATTCACCTGAGGCAACAAAAAAAGTGCCTGCCAAATCACGCCCGATTTGGTCAAAGACCAAATCGGCGCTGATGATTTCATTCTGCTTTTTCAAGATGTTTCCTGATTTGATCGAATACCTTTCAATTTTAGCGCCCACCAAAAAGAGGTAATCTTCACCCACAAAAAAATGTCTTACGTCGCCAGACCTTAAAATATTGATAAAAGTGTTTATCGAGCTGTCGAAGATGAAAAGACTTCCATTTGACGCAAGGGCCCATAGGGTCTGGTTTCCATCTTCACCAAAAAAGATGTGGTCATGTCTTTTTGGCAAGGGGTATTTGTCAAGAATAGTACCATTTGAATCAATTTTCACAATGCCCACCTCAGGAGAATTTACCCAAAGATGCTTTTTGGAATCTATGAACAGATGATCGGCATAGCCTATTTCTGTTCCCTCACCAATGGCCGCAAGGGGAACAATTATGGCGTTGTCTTCTTCGTAATATAGCTTGAAGATGCCCGAGTCATTTGAAAAGACGACAGTATCTTGATTTTTGGAAACAATAGATCGAATATGCCTGCTTTTCAGTGACAGGTTGAAGTCTTGAAAGTTTTGGCCATCAAAGCGGTACAGGCCATTGTCAGAGGCGATCCAAATAAAACCTTTGTTGTCTTCCAAGGTCTGGTTCACTTTTTTAAAGGGGGTTTGATCCCCATCATAGAAAGTGTACCTGAAATTTTGGCCAAATAGAACTGTACTGGTCAGTAAGGCTACAAAGAACAATATGGAACAGTGGTATTTCATGGTCGGTCACCTTTTCAAGATATGAAAAAAAGAAATGTGGGGGCAACGCGCTTTTTTTGGCAATGGTTCAAATGCCAACAGTATTGATATTTTGACCCGGATCATTGGTGTGGCAGACCGTACCATCGTTTGACCTGAACATTGGTATTGGCCGTGGGAAAAGGGATAGTGAATACGACCATTTTTTGATTAATGGCCTTTTATTGTGGGCAGCAAAACATGCAATTGCCACATGCGGCCACAATGGCAAAATTGAGAATAGCTAAATCACACGAAACGAGTCGTTTATGGGTTTTTGTTCTTTTGTTTCCATTCTTTGATAAGTACCATGAGATTCATTATATTGGGCTTTTGCAACGAACCTGAACAAAGCCATTAGGCTTAGGCAACCACAGACTGCTTTTACGTATAAAAGGGCAATCAGTACAAAAACCATTAATTCAATAAATAGTAAACGAACGACCATGTCAAAGACCCACCGACCCGTAATAGAATTGAACAAAAGTGGCGATGTGACGCCATCAAAGATCGAGGTAATCAAAAACCTCATTTTTGGCGAGCAAATAGAAGCCTATGATGCCGAGTTTGAAAAACTCAAACAAGACATAATAGCCAAGAAAAAAGTATTGAACGAGCTTATTGAAGAGGTCAAGACAGAAGTCTCCCAATCGATAGACAATGTTTCCACAGACCTGAATATTCGAATCACCGAAGTAGAGCAAAATCTTGGGAACAAGGTAGAAGAACTCCAATCAGAAGCGGTCAACAAAGAAATGCTGGGCAAACTTTTGATTGATTTGGGTGAAAAAATCAAGAAAAAATAACCATCACAAGTTCATTGTAATGGATGAAAAAGACAGGCTCGAGATTATAAAAGACATACTGTTCACCGACGATCGGGAGTACATTGAAAAAATTTCAGAAAGAATAGCACTGCTCGAAAAAACGGTCAATGAACAAGAACGCCTGTCTTCAAAGGTTGACCCCATTATAGAAAACCAGCTCGAAGAATTCACCAAGAGCATTCCGACCACATTGGGGCCGACCATTACCGAAACCCTAAGGGAACAGATTCGAACACAAAGAGATGAGGTGGTCGATGCGCTTTTTCCCATTTTGGGCAAGATGATCAAAAAATACATAGCCCAAGAGATTAAGGCACTTTCAGAAAAAATTGATAGCCAATTCGATTTTATTTCTAAATGGAAGATAAGGCTCAGAGCCTTGTTCAGTGGCAAAAAGAAAAAAGAGCTGCTCTTGCAACAGCTCTCATCGGCCAAGATAGAACAAGTGTTGTTGATAGAAAAAGACTCGGGCATTCTCAAAGCAAGCTATTCAAAAACCAAGACCATTGATGAAGAGATGGTTTCGGGCATGTTGACCGCGATCAAATCATTTGTCGAAGATGCGTTCAACCAACAGAACCAAAACCTTGAGCTTATTGAGTATGAACTTTATCAGATACATCTTCAGAGCTTTGTCACCCATTATATGGCAGTGGTCATTTCTGGGCCATACGGCCTAAAATCAAAGAACAAACTTCAAGATCTCATTTTCGATTTTTACAACCGATATATGGCAATGAACGTCGATTTGGTAGTTGATTTTCCAATTCTTGAAAAGAAGACCAAAAAAGCGGACAAAAGAACAATAGAAAAAGAAT is a window from the Muricauda sp. SCSIO 65647 genome containing:
- a CDS encoding LytR/AlgR family response regulator transcription factor, which codes for MNCIIIDDEPLALGIIKSYCEEVGGIQVLDTYTNPLDSVEIMQSGEVDLVFLDIQMPQISGIEFVKSLDKKPHFIFTTAYPQYAIEGFNLNAIDYLVKPIPFVRFVKAVNRVKERIALKVGSHQKTGNVSSADGLMNDNKFIFVKSDYGNVKIELENIRYIQGLKDYLKINVIDSKPILTLMNFKDMEDKLASNDFIRVHRSYIINVNSIDSIQKSKILMHGERIPIGESFREGLMRRIGLQ
- a CDS encoding ion channel, whose amino-acid sequence is MTTKYNIVVFLMMLMMGIVRAQMANDTLRVGVFTSPPFVIVQEDKDHSGLSIDLWERLATEMNVPYKYIRFSDPVEVIRSLDYGDLDIGINPYYNTPLRMERFNVSQPFHVSSVGVAITSSAQSQFQIFVKNFFSKDFLNVVLLLLVILLSFGTILWFVERRANRYQFRPGILGLFDGLWWAAVTMTTVGYGDKAPKTNAGKTIAIIWMFTAVIIISSFTATIASTLTVNSLEGQVNSLEDLKGVERVGVVGSSSGADFLQAQDIQPFQIYRSAEMALLALSHKEIEVLVHDRTTLQYLIRNRQMQSNVQLLPLTFEKQYRSFIMPKAHPQFDVINRLLVAETRSADFKELMAGYNLALD
- a CDS encoding apolipoprotein A1/A4/E family protein, producing MSKTHRPVIELNKSGDVTPSKIEVIKNLIFGEQIEAYDAEFEKLKQDIIAKKKVLNELIEEVKTEVSQSIDNVSTDLNIRITEVEQNLGNKVEELQSEAVNKEMLGKLLIDLGEKIKKK
- a CDS encoding cell envelope biogenesis protein OmpA gives rise to the protein MDEKDRLEIIKDILFTDDREYIEKISERIALLEKTVNEQERLSSKVDPIIENQLEEFTKSIPTTLGPTITETLREQIRTQRDEVVDALFPILGKMIKKYIAQEIKALSEKIDSQFDFISKWKIRLRALFSGKKKKELLLQQLSSAKIEQVLLIEKDSGILKASYSKTKTIDEEMVSGMLTAIKSFVEDAFNQQNQNLELIEYELYQIHLQSFVTHYMAVVISGPYGLKSKNKLQDLIFDFYNRYMAMNVDLVVDFPILEKKTKKADKRTIEKELASSFGNAKI